A genome region from Sphaerisporangium krabiense includes the following:
- a CDS encoding DNRLRE domain-containing protein, which yields MTERPDRVSASLAARSQGSRVLVTGETTESNLTYANADSTFTIEAAGGIARVKRGEAWVPVDPALAEAGGVLRPRATKADVEFSAGGGDRPLAKMSYGDGRFIALSWPTALPRPTVKGAVATYADAAGRNADLVVTALPAGFRHDVVLRQRPTAPVRFELPVQTEGVTLGVTEDGGLKLSTGKGEVVASAPAPVVYESPPGDGPRPARATGARAPIAARVTGGKARRTLVLEPDAKFLADPRTRYPVTVDPTTTLTSLAARTLNSPCTNGHAGEATSWELSPAISGNDDYECGYAANGSRVSRGLIRFDTASLAGQDVVDARLELVGDLLHCPAGQRLRVRRLTGTWNPNSVTWSGQPASTADGEVLSAPPAVCGPTSYTEDTPWSIPVTAIAKAWAGGAAGRGLVLAPGDEQNRAESFGWYFDDGGATAPKLVVTFGTTPWIDGQARLQPVAAGDHKYYTNTLTPTLFAGVRDIDGGLLRAEYQVEHDPSVPQQGTGLAWSGAVDDVPAGTEARITIPSGYLSDGWKLRWRARASDGSSVSAWSEWQVVTVDATPPTAEIHCTYPSGQWRAPITDAECGVYTEGTDAEDPEPTEIWWGLDDPGLPELRKDGWGWTGDQKAIWFPIEATSGRHTLYAKVRDKGHNTSTLATYTFGVGAGGLTGLKPGARTQGSVTLAAAAPPGRTDVRYEYRASLYDLDDWVTVPSADVTVPGSGRPLAAWPQNRTNTAEDFGPLSWDLAKSLHDASVADGTIEVRACLSGGATGEECTDPARVTLDRSAFGGSYATANVGPGKVALQSGDYLVSLTDADLFGVQVRRSLTTLVPEAERADEQLAENKIFGPGWRAGFPAGLSANDYALVGEGESGSLQMLGSDGSTLSYVKDGAGFAGVGDAADGSRITPSGDQLVFTDPVGAKTTYTEVLGRWVVARTESSATESAVTYFRDAQGRITRVLAPVSAGVTCGATLTAGCRALELSYAAATTATGVASGWGDFAGQARTVSFTAFDPAANAMRTSVIASYRYDTTGHLRQVTDPRLGLSTVYYYNGEGRVSQITPPGLAPWRMEYDTRGRISHVQRENGDTDLTQAVAYDVPIGGAGAPVDLTVTQTAKWGQTSDLPVVGTAVFPATRVPARGTDGAYRPGGGDWEYGRITYMDVNGRPVNMADYGAGAWQVGTSRFDDKGNVVWNLSPRNRAHALTPNGETDPYVAGRRDSAERADLLAGIDVYNEDSDVLSRLTPARPVVLVSGAVVSARQRTTYAYDEGKPSSSIRYHLITTTKVEPLVLDGTAAPDAGDVRTTRTGYDPVMAGDTSGWTLRMATSATTVMPGQADIVQRTRYDAAGREIESRMPRSGGADAGTTVSHYYTADPQPGVPECGNKPQWSGLSCRTAPAAQPSGRPIPATTLTYGYLEQITSRTDRSGSTTRTSTSGYDAAGRLTSTTVAVTPAAAGGTPVPDITYAHDPDTGLPATVSAGGSTITTGYDSLGRVISYSEPGNTASYTYDEFGRTATVSDGKGTATHTYDGTDAAGKQERRGQVTKIDVSGVGAFTAAYDADGRQTGYGLPGGLTATYRFDNTGAPASLTYAKNGATWMSFTATSDVLSRTVRATGPAGDQRYAYDAAGRLTKAEDTWARSCVTRVYAYDADTNRTGLSTYPSAPGGACSTNTAPAVVTHAYDAADRIADPGYTYDDLGRVLTTPAAHVADGGNVTSAYFANDVVAGLDQGGRSQTFTIDPIGRIRTMGDADGTITDHYSSGSDSPAWISETNGAWTRYVLAFDRLAAVQASDGTVKLQLTNLHDDVVGTTGTTASAGLDAYFEFTEFGAARDDTGAGKRFGWLGAKERSADPLGGLVLMGVRLYNPGTGRMLQSDPVTGGCANRQDYAMQDPVNGLDLDGRACRKRLNHDKLQSCLAAAAIAIEVATAACATACGATLGLACVCFIAVVAVATALIAACWLSSRETCCTQNKTVTSKVTTSSRVCAKRNKKGQCTKWTTRKITSHISKTYTTEVCR from the coding sequence GTGACCGAGCGCCCGGATCGCGTGTCGGCATCGCTGGCGGCGCGCTCCCAGGGCAGCCGTGTCCTCGTCACCGGCGAGACGACGGAGTCGAACCTCACCTACGCCAATGCCGACTCCACCTTCACCATCGAGGCGGCGGGCGGGATCGCCCGGGTCAAGCGGGGCGAGGCGTGGGTCCCGGTGGACCCGGCGCTGGCCGAGGCCGGCGGTGTGCTGCGCCCGCGCGCGACCAAGGCCGACGTGGAATTCTCCGCCGGCGGCGGCGACCGTCCGCTGGCGAAGATGTCCTACGGTGACGGACGGTTCATCGCGTTGTCGTGGCCGACCGCGTTGCCCAGGCCCACCGTGAAGGGCGCCGTCGCCACGTACGCCGACGCCGCCGGCCGAAACGCCGATCTCGTGGTGACCGCCCTTCCCGCGGGTTTCCGCCACGATGTGGTCCTGCGTCAGCGCCCCACCGCACCGGTGAGATTCGAGCTTCCCGTGCAGACCGAGGGCGTCACGCTCGGCGTCACCGAAGACGGCGGCCTGAAGCTCAGCACGGGCAAAGGCGAGGTCGTCGCCTCCGCTCCCGCGCCGGTCGTGTACGAGTCTCCCCCGGGCGACGGCCCTCGGCCCGCACGGGCGACAGGGGCACGCGCTCCGATCGCCGCCCGCGTGACGGGCGGGAAGGCACGGCGGACGCTCGTCCTCGAACCCGACGCCAAGTTCCTGGCCGACCCTCGGACGCGCTACCCGGTGACGGTCGATCCCACCACCACCCTCACCTCGCTCGCGGCGCGGACCCTCAACTCCCCCTGCACGAACGGGCACGCCGGCGAGGCGACGAGCTGGGAGCTCAGCCCGGCGATCAGCGGCAACGACGACTACGAGTGCGGGTACGCGGCGAACGGCTCACGGGTGAGCCGAGGGCTGATCCGGTTCGACACCGCGAGCCTGGCCGGGCAGGACGTGGTCGACGCCAGGCTGGAGCTCGTCGGCGACCTGCTCCACTGCCCCGCGGGTCAGCGCCTCCGGGTGCGCCGCCTCACCGGTACCTGGAACCCCAACTCGGTCACGTGGTCCGGCCAGCCGGCCTCCACCGCCGACGGTGAGGTCCTCTCGGCGCCCCCCGCGGTGTGCGGCCCCACCTCGTACACCGAGGACACCCCCTGGTCGATACCGGTGACCGCGATCGCCAAGGCCTGGGCCGGCGGCGCGGCGGGCCGCGGCCTGGTCCTGGCCCCCGGCGACGAGCAGAACCGCGCCGAGAGCTTCGGCTGGTACTTCGACGACGGCGGGGCCACCGCGCCCAAGCTGGTGGTGACCTTCGGAACGACGCCCTGGATCGACGGCCAGGCGCGGCTGCAGCCGGTGGCGGCCGGCGACCACAAGTACTACACCAACACCCTCACGCCCACGCTCTTCGCGGGCGTCCGCGACATCGACGGCGGCCTGCTGCGCGCCGAGTACCAGGTCGAGCATGACCCGTCCGTCCCCCAGCAGGGCACCGGCCTGGCCTGGTCCGGGGCGGTCGACGACGTGCCCGCGGGCACGGAGGCCAGGATCACGATCCCGTCCGGGTACCTGAGCGACGGCTGGAAGCTGCGCTGGCGGGCCCGCGCGAGCGACGGCTCCTCCGTCTCGGCCTGGTCGGAGTGGCAGGTCGTCACCGTGGACGCGACACCGCCCACGGCCGAGATCCACTGCACCTACCCCTCCGGCCAGTGGCGCGCGCCGATCACGGACGCCGAGTGCGGGGTGTACACCGAGGGCACCGACGCGGAGGATCCCGAGCCCACCGAGATCTGGTGGGGGCTGGATGATCCCGGCCTTCCCGAGTTGCGGAAGGACGGCTGGGGGTGGACCGGTGACCAGAAGGCGATCTGGTTCCCGATCGAGGCCACGAGCGGCCGGCACACGCTCTATGCCAAGGTCCGCGACAAGGGGCACAACACCTCCACGCTCGCCACGTACACCTTCGGGGTCGGCGCCGGCGGCCTGACCGGTCTCAAGCCGGGCGCTCGTACCCAGGGCTCGGTCACCCTGGCCGCCGCGGCACCGCCGGGCCGTACCGACGTCCGGTACGAGTACCGGGCGAGCCTCTACGACCTCGACGATTGGGTCACGGTGCCCTCGGCCGACGTTACCGTCCCGGGTTCCGGCCGGCCTTTGGCGGCGTGGCCGCAGAACCGCACGAACACCGCGGAAGACTTCGGCCCGCTGTCATGGGACCTGGCCAAGTCCCTCCATGACGCGTCCGTCGCCGACGGCACGATCGAGGTACGGGCCTGCCTGTCCGGCGGTGCCACCGGCGAGGAGTGCACCGACCCGGCCAGGGTGACGCTCGACCGGTCCGCGTTCGGCGGCTCCTACGCCACGGCGAACGTCGGCCCGGGCAAGGTCGCCCTCCAGTCCGGCGACTACCTCGTCAGCCTCACCGACGCCGACCTGTTCGGCGTGCAAGTGCGCCGGTCGCTCACCACGCTGGTCCCCGAAGCCGAACGCGCCGACGAGCAACTCGCCGAAAACAAGATCTTCGGGCCTGGCTGGCGCGCCGGCTTCCCCGCCGGTCTGAGCGCGAACGATTACGCCCTCGTGGGCGAAGGAGAGTCGGGGTCCCTGCAGATGCTGGGCTCGGACGGCTCGACCCTGTCCTACGTCAAGGACGGCGCCGGGTTCGCCGGAGTCGGCGACGCGGCCGACGGCTCCCGGATCACCCCCTCCGGGGATCAACTGGTCTTCACCGACCCGGTCGGCGCCAAGACCACCTACACCGAGGTCCTCGGCCGCTGGGTCGTCGCGCGGACCGAGTCGTCGGCGACCGAGTCCGCGGTCACCTACTTCCGCGACGCGCAGGGACGGATCACCCGTGTGCTCGCGCCGGTGTCGGCGGGCGTCACCTGTGGCGCCACCCTGACCGCCGGTTGCCGGGCGCTGGAGCTCTCGTACGCCGCGGCCACGACGGCGACGGGGGTCGCGTCCGGATGGGGCGACTTCGCGGGCCAGGCCAGGACCGTCTCGTTCACCGCGTTCGACCCGGCGGCCAACGCGATGAGGACCAGCGTGATCGCGTCGTACCGGTACGACACGACCGGGCACCTGCGCCAGGTCACCGACCCGCGCCTCGGCCTGTCGACGGTGTACTACTACAACGGTGAAGGGCGCGTCTCCCAGATCACTCCGCCGGGTCTGGCGCCATGGCGGATGGAGTACGACACACGCGGCCGGATCTCCCATGTCCAGCGCGAGAACGGCGACACGGACCTCACCCAGGCGGTCGCCTACGACGTCCCGATCGGCGGCGCCGGCGCCCCGGTCGACCTCACCGTGACACAGACGGCGAAGTGGGGCCAGACGAGCGATCTTCCCGTGGTGGGGACCGCCGTCTTTCCCGCGACGCGTGTTCCCGCCCGGGGCACCGACGGCGCCTACCGGCCGGGCGGCGGCGACTGGGAGTACGGCCGGATCACCTACATGGACGTCAACGGCCGGCCGGTCAACATGGCCGACTACGGGGCGGGCGCCTGGCAGGTGGGCACCAGCCGCTTCGACGACAAGGGGAACGTCGTCTGGAATCTGTCCCCCCGCAACCGTGCCCACGCCCTGACGCCGAACGGGGAGACCGATCCCTATGTGGCCGGCCGCAGGGACTCCGCCGAGCGCGCCGACCTGCTCGCCGGAATCGACGTGTACAACGAGGACAGCGACGTCCTGTCCCGGCTGACGCCCGCGCGTCCCGTGGTGCTCGTCTCCGGCGCGGTGGTCTCGGCACGGCAGCGCACGACGTACGCCTACGACGAAGGGAAGCCCAGCAGTTCCATCCGATACCACCTGATCACCACCACCAAGGTCGAACCGCTCGTCCTGGACGGCACCGCGGCGCCGGACGCCGGCGACGTTCGCACGACCAGGACCGGCTATGACCCGGTCATGGCGGGCGACACGTCCGGGTGGACGCTGCGGATGGCGACGAGCGCCACGACCGTCATGCCAGGGCAGGCCGATATCGTCCAGCGCACGCGCTACGACGCGGCCGGGCGCGAGATCGAGTCGCGCATGCCCAGGTCCGGCGGCGCCGACGCCGGCACCACCGTGAGCCACTACTACACCGCGGACCCGCAGCCCGGCGTTCCAGAATGTGGGAACAAGCCTCAGTGGTCGGGCCTTTCGTGCCGCACGGCACCCGCCGCGCAGCCGTCCGGCCGGCCGATACCGGCCACCACGCTGACCTATGGATACCTGGAGCAGATCACCTCCAGAACGGATCGCTCCGGGAGCACCACGCGCACGTCGACCTCCGGCTACGACGCCGCGGGGCGTCTCACGTCGACCACGGTCGCGGTGACACCGGCCGCCGCCGGCGGCACCCCCGTGCCCGACATCACCTACGCCCATGACCCGGACACCGGCCTGCCGGCGACGGTCAGCGCCGGAGGAAGCACCATCACGACCGGATACGACTCGCTGGGCCGGGTCATCTCCTACTCGGAGCCGGGCAACACCGCGAGCTACACCTATGACGAGTTCGGCAGGACCGCCACCGTCAGCGACGGCAAGGGAACCGCCACGCACACCTACGACGGCACCGACGCCGCCGGCAAGCAGGAGCGACGCGGCCAGGTGACGAAGATCGACGTCAGCGGTGTGGGGGCGTTCACGGCGGCCTACGACGCCGACGGCCGCCAGACCGGATACGGCCTGCCGGGCGGCCTCACCGCCACGTACAGGTTCGACAACACGGGCGCCCCGGCCTCGCTGACCTACGCCAAGAACGGCGCCACCTGGATGAGTTTCACCGCGACCTCCGACGTCCTGTCCCGCACGGTGCGCGCCACCGGTCCCGCCGGCGATCAGCGGTACGCGTACGACGCGGCCGGACGGCTCACGAAAGCGGAGGACACGTGGGCGCGGTCATGCGTCACCCGTGTCTACGCGTACGACGCCGACACCAACAGGACCGGTCTGAGCACCTACCCGTCCGCGCCGGGGGGCGCCTGCTCGACGAACACCGCGCCCGCGGTGGTCACCCACGCCTACGACGCCGCCGACCGTATCGCCGATCCCGGATACACCTACGACGATCTCGGAAGAGTGCTGACCACGCCGGCCGCTCACGTAGCCGACGGCGGAAACGTGACCAGCGCGTACTTCGCCAACGACGTGGTCGCCGGCCTGGACCAGGGAGGACGGTCGCAGACGTTCACCATCGATCCGATCGGCCGGATCCGGACCATGGGCGACGCCGATGGGACGATCACCGATCACTACTCCTCCGGCTCCGACAGCCCCGCCTGGATCTCCGAGACGAACGGGGCCTGGACGCGGTACGTCTTGGCGTTCGACCGTCTGGCCGCCGTGCAGGCGAGCGACGGCACGGTCAAGCTGCAACTGACCAACCTGCACGACGATGTCGTGGGCACCACCGGCACCACCGCGTCGGCCGGCCTGGACGCCTACTTCGAGTTCACGGAGTTCGGGGCCGCGCGCGACGACACGGGCGCGGGCAAACGCTTCGGCTGGCTCGGCGCCAAAGAGCGCTCGGCCGACCCCCTGGGCGGGCTGGTCCTCATGGGGGTACGCCTCTACAACCCGGGAACCGGGCGCATGCTCCAGTCCGACCCGGTCACCGGCGGCTGCGCCAACCGTCAGGACTACGCGATGCAGGATCCCGTCAATGGGCTGGATCTCGATGGGCGGGCGTGCCGGAAGAGGTTGAACCACGACAAACTCCAGTCCTGCCTCGCGGCGGCGGCGATCGCCATCGAAGTCGCCACGGCCGCGTGTGCCACCGCCTGTGGGGCGACTCTGGGCCTCGCCTGCGTGTGCTTCATCGCCGTGGTCGCCGTGGCCACCGCGTTGATCGCCGCGTGCTGGCTGAGCTCACGGGAGACCTGCTGCACACAGAACAAGACCGTGACCTCGAAGGTGACCACGTCCAGTCGTGTTTGCGCGAAGCGCAACAAGAAGGGTCAGTGCACGAAATGGACGACCCGAAAGATCACCTCACACATCTCAAAGACGTACACGACAGAAGTGTGCAGATGA
- a CDS encoding methyltransferase, with product MVAGSGAELWAMAHLGTPMAVRVAATLRIADHIARGVDTAAALAPVVNADADALERLMRYLAARGVLARDAEGRYALTATGDPLRDDHPDGMRAQLDIEAWVGRAELAFAHLLHSVRTGEPAFPLLFGHTFWDDLALNPALGEAFDAAMAKDMPVRAPAIAGAYDWGALGHVVDVGGGDGSLLIALLERHPALRGTVVDQPETAEAARKALAAAGLADRADAVAGSFFDPLPPGAGGYVLSLIVHNWNDEAVRAILGRCADAAGRDGRVFIVENIGDDGESPHTGMDLRMLVYYGGKERGLTDLAALAADRGLAITGVHRAGRLSVVELAAR from the coding sequence GTGGTTGCTGGGAGCGGGGCCGAGCTGTGGGCGATGGCCCATCTGGGGACGCCCATGGCCGTGCGCGTCGCGGCGACGCTGAGGATCGCCGACCACATCGCCCGCGGCGTGGACACCGCCGCCGCGCTGGCCCCGGTGGTGAACGCCGACGCCGACGCGCTGGAACGGCTCATGCGCTACCTGGCCGCCAGGGGAGTGCTCGCCCGCGACGCCGAGGGCCGGTACGCGCTGACCGCCACGGGCGACCCGCTGCGCGACGACCACCCCGACGGCATGCGCGCCCAGCTCGACATCGAGGCGTGGGTCGGCCGCGCCGAGCTGGCGTTCGCCCACCTGCTGCACAGCGTCCGCACCGGCGAGCCGGCGTTCCCGCTGCTGTTCGGCCACACCTTCTGGGACGACCTGGCGCTGAACCCGGCGCTCGGCGAGGCGTTCGACGCCGCGATGGCCAAGGACATGCCGGTGCGCGCGCCCGCCATCGCCGGGGCGTACGACTGGGGGGCGCTCGGGCACGTCGTGGACGTCGGCGGCGGGGACGGCTCGCTGCTGATCGCCCTGCTGGAGCGGCACCCCGCCCTGCGCGGCACGGTCGTCGACCAGCCGGAGACCGCCGAGGCCGCGCGCAAGGCGCTGGCCGCCGCGGGCCTTGCCGACCGCGCGGACGCGGTGGCGGGCAGCTTCTTCGACCCGCTGCCGCCGGGCGCGGGCGGGTACGTGCTGTCGCTCATCGTCCACAACTGGAACGACGAGGCGGTGCGCGCGATCCTGGGCCGCTGCGCGGACGCGGCGGGCCGTGACGGGCGCGTGTTCATCGTCGAGAACATCGGCGACGACGGGGAGTCGCCGCACACCGGGATGGACCTGCGGATGCTCGTCTACTACGGCGGCAAGGAGCGCGGGCTCACCGACCTCGCCGCCCTGGCGGCGGACCGCGGGCTGGCCATCACCGGGGTCCACCGGGCGGGCAGGTTGTCCGTCGTCGAGCTCGCCGCTCGCTGA
- a CDS encoding cytochrome P450, producing MAEQVLEQVLGPAEIIAAMVAPEGRQNPYPFYEALRAHGNLLHVKPGLVVVVGYAECTRVLRDGRLEVQDDKNYDQIYPDWRSHSSLRGFTNSMLYTNPPDHGRMRRLVTSALTPRQVSGLRPTVERMSDKLLDRLAELGAGGAPVDLMAEFAFRLPVAVISELLGVPEDKQVWFRQVAADVMIALEGLTKPEELAIADRAMDDLAAYLNELIERRSAEPSDDLLSRLVQARDDDGDRLTHDELMGNLMLLLNAGFDTTTHLIGHGVLQALERPDFADRLRDEPGFPVGYVEETLRFEPPVQATSRWAPADVTIMDMEIPADTKLVVIMGAGNRDPLRFPEPDRFDPDRPDIQPLTFAAGIHYCVGAPLARMEAQIALPKLLRRFPHLAVAGEPSFRDRWLVRGHDYVPVTLG from the coding sequence GTGGCGGAGCAGGTGCTGGAGCAGGTCCTCGGACCTGCGGAGATCATCGCGGCCATGGTCGCCCCCGAGGGGCGCCAGAACCCGTACCCCTTCTACGAGGCGCTGCGGGCCCACGGGAACCTGCTGCACGTCAAACCCGGGCTCGTGGTCGTCGTCGGCTACGCCGAGTGCACGCGGGTGCTGCGGGACGGCCGCCTTGAGGTGCAGGACGACAAGAACTACGACCAGATCTACCCGGACTGGCGCTCGCACTCCTCGCTGCGCGGGTTCACCAACTCCATGCTCTACACCAACCCGCCCGACCACGGCCGGATGCGGCGCCTGGTGACCAGCGCGCTCACCCCGCGCCAGGTCAGCGGGCTGCGGCCCACGGTCGAGCGCATGAGCGACAAGCTGCTCGACCGCCTGGCCGAGCTCGGCGCGGGCGGCGCGCCCGTCGACCTGATGGCGGAGTTCGCCTTCCGGCTGCCCGTCGCGGTGATCAGCGAGCTGCTCGGCGTCCCCGAGGACAAGCAGGTGTGGTTCCGCCAGGTGGCGGCCGACGTGATGATCGCGCTGGAGGGGCTGACCAAGCCCGAGGAGCTGGCCATCGCCGACCGCGCGATGGACGACCTGGCGGCCTACCTCAACGAGCTCATCGAGCGCCGCAGCGCCGAGCCGTCCGACGACCTGCTGAGCAGGCTCGTCCAGGCCCGCGACGACGACGGCGACCGGCTCACGCACGACGAGCTGATGGGCAACCTGATGCTGCTGCTCAACGCCGGGTTCGACACCACCACCCACCTCATCGGGCACGGCGTGCTCCAGGCGCTGGAGCGGCCGGACTTCGCCGACCGGCTGCGCGACGAGCCCGGCTTCCCCGTCGGGTACGTCGAGGAGACGCTGCGCTTCGAGCCGCCGGTGCAGGCCACCAGCCGCTGGGCCCCGGCGGACGTCACCATCATGGACATGGAGATCCCCGCCGACACCAAGCTCGTCGTCATCATGGGCGCCGGCAACCGGGACCCGCTCCGCTTCCCTGAGCCGGACCGCTTCGACCCCGACCGGCCCGACATCCAGCCGCTGACCTTCGCCGCGGGCATCCACTACTGCGTCGGCGCGCCGCTGGCCCGCATGGAGGCGCAGATCGCCCTCCCCAAGCTGCTGCGCCGCTTCCCCCACCTGGCCGTCGCCGGCGAGCCCAGCTTCCGGGACCGCTGGCTCGTCCGCGGCCACGACTACGTTCCCGTCACGCTCGGATAG
- a CDS encoding kynureninase/PvdN C-terminal domain-containing protein, whose translation MTATATGVLLTGTPPFAPETPGDVSGRLAPHYSAFQVSRRPLLTGHSHQAWPDVALTGQVEAFRDAALEVDEKWGAAFAKAERVREGFRLFLGDPRAELALGANTHDLVLRFLSALDLRARPRLVTSDGEFHTLRRQLARLAEEGVEVVRVPATPADTLAARMAAAVDDRTAAVLVSAVLFESARVVPGLDALAGACARRGAELLVDAYHALGAVPFSVDGIQNAWVVGGGYKYLQLGEGNCFLRLPAHADALRPVITGWFAEFAELSAAHRPGAVAYPTGAARYAGSTYDPTSHYRAAHVFGFFEEQGLTPAFLRAVSLRQVGLLTAAFDALGAPDDVITRDRSGAPEDFGGFLSLRTPHADRLQAGLAARGVRTDARAGRLRLGPAPYLSDAQLLSAVEALDAELATALSRTAA comes from the coding sequence GTGACGGCCACCGCGACCGGCGTCCTCCTCACCGGGACGCCGCCCTTCGCGCCGGAGACGCCCGGCGACGTGTCGGGGCGGCTCGCGCCGCACTACTCCGCCTTCCAGGTGTCGCGGCGGCCGCTGCTGACCGGGCACTCCCACCAGGCGTGGCCGGACGTGGCGCTGACCGGGCAGGTCGAGGCGTTCCGCGACGCCGCGCTGGAGGTGGACGAGAAATGGGGGGCGGCGTTCGCCAAGGCCGAGCGGGTGCGCGAGGGCTTCCGCCTGTTCCTCGGCGACCCGCGCGCCGAGCTGGCCCTCGGCGCGAACACCCACGACCTCGTCCTGCGGTTCCTGTCCGCGCTCGACCTGCGGGCGCGTCCCCGGCTGGTCACCTCGGACGGCGAGTTCCACACGCTGCGGCGGCAGCTCGCCCGCCTCGCCGAGGAGGGCGTCGAGGTGGTGCGGGTCCCGGCCACTCCGGCGGACACGCTGGCGGCGCGGATGGCCGCCGCGGTGGACGACCGCACGGCCGCCGTGCTGGTCTCCGCGGTGCTGTTCGAGAGCGCCCGCGTCGTCCCCGGCCTGGACGCGCTGGCGGGCGCGTGCGCGCGGCGGGGGGCCGAGCTGCTCGTGGACGCCTACCACGCGCTCGGCGCCGTCCCGTTCTCGGTGGACGGCATCCAGAACGCCTGGGTGGTCGGGGGCGGTTACAAGTATCTGCAGCTCGGCGAGGGCAACTGCTTCCTGCGCCTGCCCGCGCACGCCGACGCGCTGCGCCCGGTGATCACCGGCTGGTTCGCGGAGTTCGCCGAGCTGTCCGCGGCGCACCGTCCCGGCGCGGTCGCCTACCCCACCGGCGCCGCCCGGTACGCGGGCTCCACCTACGACCCGACGAGCCACTACCGCGCCGCGCACGTCTTCGGCTTCTTCGAGGAGCAGGGGCTGACGCCCGCGTTCCTGCGCGCGGTGTCGTTGCGCCAGGTCGGCCTGCTGACCGCCGCCTTCGACGCGCTCGGCGCGCCCGACGACGTCATCACCCGGGACCGCTCGGGCGCCCCGGAGGACTTCGGCGGGTTCCTGTCCCTGCGCACCCCGCACGCCGACCGCCTGCAGGCGGGCCTGGCCGCGCGCGGCGTCCGCACCGACGCCCGTGCCGGGCGCCTGCGCCTCGGCCCGGCCCCCTACCTGTCCGACGCGCAGCTCCTGTCGGCGGTCGAGGCCCTGGACGCCGAGCTCGCGACCGCGCTGTCGCGCACGGCCGCGTGA
- a CDS encoding tryptophan 2,3-dioxygenase has translation MIVDPPAVLTYSSYLALDDVLDAQHPNSEQHDEMLFIVVHQVYELWFKQLLHEFAKFQQDLTEGHTANAMQAATRAVKILKVAISQVDILETMTPRQFTAFRDGLGSGSGFQSAQFREIEATLGRRDAKMYSHYPAGSRERDRVERAMNRPSVFDSLLTYLFIRGYGVPHAALNRDLSTPWEPSEEVQAVLAKVYEDDSGAAHICERLVDIDEAVQEWRYRHVKMVERIIGVRHGTGGSSGAAYLRGTLFTPLFPDLWAARGLM, from the coding sequence ATGATCGTCGACCCGCCCGCCGTGCTGACCTACTCCTCCTACCTGGCGCTCGACGACGTGCTGGACGCCCAGCACCCGAACTCCGAGCAGCACGACGAGATGCTGTTCATCGTCGTCCACCAGGTCTACGAACTGTGGTTCAAGCAGCTCCTGCACGAGTTCGCCAAGTTCCAGCAGGACCTGACCGAGGGGCACACGGCCAACGCCATGCAGGCGGCCACGCGGGCGGTGAAGATACTCAAGGTGGCGATCTCGCAGGTCGACATCCTGGAGACCATGACCCCGCGCCAGTTCACCGCCTTCCGCGACGGCCTCGGCAGCGGCAGCGGGTTCCAGTCGGCGCAGTTCCGCGAGATCGAGGCGACGCTCGGGCGCCGCGACGCCAAGATGTACTCGCACTACCCCGCGGGCAGCCGGGAGCGCGACCGCGTCGAGCGGGCGATGAACCGTCCCTCCGTGTTCGACTCGCTGCTCACCTACCTGTTCATCCGCGGGTACGGCGTGCCGCACGCGGCGCTGAACCGGGACCTCTCCACGCCGTGGGAGCCGTCGGAGGAGGTGCAGGCCGTGCTGGCGAAGGTGTACGAGGACGACAGCGGCGCCGCGCACATCTGCGAGCGGCTGGTGGACATCGACGAGGCCGTGCAGGAGTGGCGCTACCGGCACGTGAAGATGGTCGAGCGGATCATCGGCGTGCGGCACGGCACGGGCGGCTCCTCCGGCGCGGCCTACCTGCGCGGCACGCTGTTCACCCCCTTGTTCCCCGACCTGTGGGCGGCGCGGGGGTTGATGTGA